The Mauremys reevesii isolate NIE-2019 linkage group 1, ASM1616193v1, whole genome shotgun sequence genome segment TTCCTTAGCTTTGGGTTTCAGTTTGGAAGTCCTGCCATGGACAAAATGGTAAATAATGACTAGATAGCATCCAATCATGATAAACAGGggaatcaagaaaaaaaaaatcaaacgaGAAAAATTTAACATATTGACTTCCTTTAGATGGATGATATCGAGCATCTTCATGCAGGTAGTAAAATTTGAGGCTTTATCTGGATCCGAATATAAAAATAGCAAAGGGGATGTTGATGCAAGGGTCATTATCCAGATACCAATGCAAGCTAGCAGAGCTTTCCTTGTATTCCTAAGTTCTTTGACGTGTTTGGGCTGGACAATAGCCATATATCTATCAACACTTATAAAAGCAAGCAGCCACAGAGCAATGCTTGGATAAAACACAGTGAAAGCACCAAGAATCCGACAGAATATATCTCCAAATGGCCAAGCTTCTTTTGCATAGTAGGTTATCCGAAAAGGTAcggaaaatataaaaattaagtcAAGTAATGCGACATTCATCATATAGACTGTTATAGTTGTTCTTTTCTTGGTGGTGCAGCTGAAGACCCATAGTGCAGTGATGTTCACTAGCAATCCAATTATGAATATAAAACTGTAAAAGACAAGTGATGCAATCCTGTACTCTTCTGGGTGCATAATGTTTTGACTATGAttgtatttattcatttttttctcctcttAAAACATGATCCCTAAAAACAAATGAAGTTAATAATGAGAAATGAAATTACAATCAAAATTAGAGTTGGAAATTTGTATAGAAGCAAAACAGGTAGTTCTTATTTCTTGaccacaattatttttaaaacacatttaaaaataattgcagtcaagaaataaaaatacatttttatttttgtaactccCAAAACATGCTAGGCTTACTTTGTCTATCAACATAATGTctaccccaaagagattacatATAATATCAAACTTGTAGGGAGTGATGtgttatttaataattaaaattaaaattatagttgtgtttttttaaataactaaataaaaatgTGTCTTGTAAAAGGATTTCCTAAATATAATGAAAAATGTGAAGTCAGGGATTGCTGAATGTAGCTATGTTTGGCCTTTAGTttgtttgtattattgtagcatctAGCAGTCCCAGGCAGGGACCCTGACCCACTGTGCTAAGCACtatacaaaaacagaacaaaaagacagtccctgctctcatGAGCTTACAGTATCCGAAGTTTGCTGTTTTAAATAGTTGCAAATTAAACAGAACTCTTCTACTTGTCCTTAAATTTTGTAAGTAGCCTTTTCTAAAGAATATACTCCTCGAcagtatatttgttttaaacataacTAAAACTGAgtaataaaaagaataaaaaaacatGAAATTTAGTGTAGTTCCTATACACAAGGAAAAATATCAGTTGTGAATCTCAGGTACAAACTGTTCCCAATAGAACATATGTACAGTGTTGCATATGAAAGgcatgaaaagaagaaaaaggtaTCTTAATACCTACTTAGACTCTAAGTATAGTATCCATACCCAGGGCTTGAAATTTTTTTGCCAGATACACCGCTCtcttgatataacgccacctgatataacacaaattcggatataacgtggtaaagcagtgctccggggggaaaggggggggggcagctctgcgcactccggtggatcaaagcaagttcaatataacacagtttcacctataacgcggtaagattttttggctccccaggacagcgttatatcgaggtagaggtgtacatactAGTGAGAGGACTACATTTATAACttttattttaatacaaaaattcGCAATGGAGAATGAACCACACAAATTTCACAACAGTGTCCTTGTGAGAAGCTGCTGGGCAAAGGGTTGGCATTTTTTGTATCAGCCTCTTTGTCATAAGTGTTTTGAAAACTGAAGTTTCATCCTGCTACCTCAGCTGCTGAAAGAGAACAAGAAGCTTTCTTTCTCCACCCTACTTTGGTGCAGTGGTCTACTATTTGACTTCCTTAGCCTCTTGGTGGTTGCCAGTGTGCCTGTGCTACtgtacccctcccccagcttcgTAGTTCCTGAAAGGAAAGAAGAATATGTTCTAgtgttcctgcagcctcctggctgctTTGTATGTGGTGGGTTCTCTATTACTCGACTCTTAACCCAGCCTCCTGGCacttcgggggaggggggggaggaggaggagtgggatcACAACTACTTTATTCCTCCCCCAATACCcgtggggtgggtgtgtgtgtgtgtgtgtgtgtgtacattttaGGCTTGTAAATGACGAAAGGACATTTTCCATTTTAGGCTTGTAAGTGAAGAAAGCATTTAAAGAGTAATTTAGTTCACTGTTActctctgtattttttttatcttttcaCTGTAATGTCTGCCATCTACTTTACTTACTAATGCAGAGCTTCCAGATTAGACCCGTGGTTTGTTTAGTCCAGTATTCTGGCTGAAAATGGCCAGTTACAGATGCTTTTGAGGAGAATACTCCTGTATTGAACAATAATGGCATGACCTGTCTGTATGAAAAATTTCTTCCTAATCCCTGTCAGTTAGAGTTAACTTTTGTCTTGAAATGTGAGGTTTTATCTCTTGCTTTTTGTTGTTCTCTATAATGGAACTGTAGTTTATTTCATTAGTACAGCCTCTTTGTCATAAGTGTCTAACCCTATACTCTTGGTCTCAATGAAGTTTTCTCATTTATACAAAATTCTGCTGATTCTCTGAGGAGGATTTAGTCATTAAAGTGAAAATGTTAGTGTAAGGGCAGTAAAGTAAAATGGACTATTGCACTTGGAATGGAAAAATTATGTAGTGTATTGTAGTGACAAGGAAGGAGATTTGGAGGGAGTTTCAGAAATGCTCTGAAGTGGTCAGCCCAGAGGATGGGTCAAATTAaaagtaatatttttaaaagatattgagGCACATCAAAGGAAGAATGGGACACATCCCAAAAGTGGGATTCTGTTAATGTGCAGCATAGTGATGAAATCTTATCTAACAATCAGTTCAATTTTGATCATGTTTTCATAAAGATATTTTTTCCTAAGAAGTTACAAAAAAGTATAACAAATTTTGTTAATAAAATACCATAAGTATAAATATGAATTAGAATTATGGGAAATATTCAAACAAGTTTGGAAACTgaccttcttctccccccccccaaaaaccaaccccaacacccccagcaACAGTTACATTTGTCACCATATCCAATACAGTCATTTTTCTACCTAGAGAACATTGTTTTAGGCAGTATGTATCCTCAAACTTTTCATTCCTTCTTTCTCTTTATGGGTTTTAGATTTCTCTCTGTAGTGATTAAATGCTTGTGATATAAATGTATTACTTCTGCGCTCCTACAACAATTTTATAAATATGATTGCAGTGTACAATAGTAGTATATGCATAAATCTGCTCATCCAGACTCCATGTTGCTTGTAGCCTGTAGCTTACTTGTAGGGTCTAGTCAGTTTATTAGATGTACCATTCTGAGACATGTAAATGAGGGAACATATTGTAacaatgaggggtttgggttttttttaattgttgttgAAGACCTAATTCCCAACCTTATTTGGTTTAAAATGGGTGTCAGGACTCTGGCATGTAGATGCTACACAGGCAAAAAATATCTAGGTATATTGGGGATGGAGGGGAGAGGTTTGATGTATAAATAAATGCAACTATGACTGAAATCAAGCAATTGCAGCATGCATGGCTATCCATTAATACCAATGAGAGTGCAGCATATGTAGATCTTCATTGTGTGCATCTGAGCTGAGAATTTTGTCCCTGTTACTATATTTAGTGATGGGAATATTTAGCTGTTTAAATTGAATTAGTGGATTTATCAAAAGGTCTTAAAGGGGGCACTGGTTTCCAAATGTCCAATTGATACCCTAAATACCTCCACTAATCATTAAAGTGTATTGTGAAAAGATTTTCCTGTTGCTGATCCATACAGGTATTGtcattcatttatttaatttaatttatataaaaatatataatatatatatatttatttttaaattgtgggTGGTGTCTGAACAACTAATAAAGATCATAAGCTCACCTGAATGCTGTTTATGGGACTTTCAGGACAAATGCAGAATTGGTTCTTCCTGATTTTGACTGAGAGCTAGTacacttgtttttttgtttatgaAGAGCTAAACTACTATTGGAACGATTGCTCAGTTTTTGGGGTTGTTGACatatacatttttcttttgttaaCACTCTTTGCCTCCATCAAATATCTGCATAGATCTTCTGTAGTTTGGGTGTATTTATGGTAATCAGCAAGGTCCAGCATATTTGCCCATTCAATATACGCAAATCATTTTACTATATAAACTACTTAAGTAAAAATCCATGTTGATGCTATTACATATGGGAAGGGttcaattaatttttaaagtaCTGAGCAAACGTCTTATGTATGTGACTGCATGTGTTTAAACAAAATCTGTTTGTTTGAATTTACAATCATACAATGCAGCTGTTATTTAAAGTCCTTATTAGGAGTGGAATTAAGCTTCCTTTTATTAGTTGTAGAAtaattcatatttttaaagaagGACATCAAtcttaataataaatattgaCATCTAAGTTACTTTTATGCTCAACATGAAAATAATTGATCAAACATTACTTACCTTTATGCACTATAAAGTTACTTCAGTGATGCTTGTTTTGTACCCTCAGATCTGCAGAAGGTTTAGACTTGCTTCTGTCTGTACAGCTTCAACTTACTAAAATAGAAACGCTCCTGCATAGTCAGGAAATGATGACGTAATGAAACCAGCTCTGGGTTCTCATATTGGTTtatatgtattttaaatatttttgttaatttgTATGTAGACAGATCATGTCCTTTAACTTGCCAGGTTTGTCGGCTGACAGAATTCTAACATTTTTCAGCAGGTATGCTTTTATAATCTGTCTTCAAAATCAGTTTCTTTGTAGAGAATATATAATACTTTGGTTGAAGTGTTTTGGGAATATAAAAAATATTTGTCTAATGTTTATTGAATACATTATTTGCATGAGGAAAATAACTAAGTTTTGGTTAAAAGGAAGTTTCTGATAAATAGAGTTTTAACATTTTGCACAGACCATAATCTCCTCTTGTGGAAATCCCCATTGTACTTGCATTGTTTTGAACTGGTAGTCAGCCTGAAAATGAAAGAAACTCATTACATTTGAAACAGAAAGCTTGAATCACTTGTACGCATTTCTTATTGTGTCTATATCTATATTTTCTTGTTGGCAAAGTAATTGTGCTTTAATATCGTAATAGCTTTCTAAAATAATACTAAATATCCATCATCTGAGTGCTTACCAGAAAACCAGTATAAACTATTTTTATACCTGgagatcaattttttttaataagacaCATGAAGGGAAACATCAGTATTTCCAAAGAACTgacatctgtttttttttttttaaatcaaatttaaaatgtaATGTTATGAGCCCTTTAGTATGTCCCATGCAAATTATACTACTTTATCAGGGCCAGATAAAATCTGTTTGGAATTTTTTTGTATATATTTAGATATTTGGCAGTTATTGTATGTATGACAGTGACATTCATCATATAGTGAAAAATTCTGTAGTTCTTTCTCAGTCTTTATTCTAGCAAATCTCTCAATAAGGTCAGTGGGAGTTTCTCAGAAGTAAGGATCAAGCCAGACctgcaggatttgggccttagTGAAGTAGAATGAAAGTCCTAATTTGCACCACTGTGTTTTATTAGCGACCTAGAATCCTGTCACTTCTCTATGAAAATGGGTTGTTGGCCTCAGTCTGAATTTAGTGGATAGGTATTTACATCACTCGCATCAGTGTGCATGGTTGTATAGTCAGAGAGTGAAATATCTTTAACCATTTAGTATGGAACTAGTTTAGAGGAACTCATTTTGAGCTACGCATGTGATAATTTCAAAGTTATTCCAAATGAAACAAGCATTAAACTCTAGCCAGTCCAACACCCCAGACACCTAACCCATCCCAGCTTCCCAGGATGCTGCAGCTTTTGTTCAAAAATGACTTTGTGATGATTGCTCATAAAATTATATCTTTTAAGACACTGCTTAATCCTAAAAGGTTAAACATCTTAAGAAACTAATGTTTTAAGGGTTGCAAGGTGGCGGTTGGTGTTGTAGTCCAACAATGTTAAAATACCAGAGTTCACTTACAGTGGAGTGAATCACCTGTGTGATATCTTCAGACTGAGTGAAAGTTCCCTGAAATGCTTTTTCTTGGTCTCTGGCATTCATTATGCTGCTATAGATCCTATGCAGAACTCATGGAAGAGAGTATCCAGGGTGCCaagctcctcctcctttcccccaaaaGGAAACTTTATTACTTGAGAAATAACATACAGTACACCATATAAACAAATGGAAAATGAATGCAATTCTTAGCAAAACAAGTACAGAATTAATTCTGGCTCTGGATGGAAAACAGCTGTGTGTTTAGCTGTGTGATGGGAGGGATGCTGTGCAGTGAGCTCCCTCATGTTGCTGTTCATGTTAGAGGAAAATGGCAGGCCTTGCTCTCTCCTGGTGAACAAGAGATGAAGTTGAAGATGCCATGTAGTTGTCTCATTAGACTACCAGTGAAGGGTGTAGAGACCTTGTCTCAGGTTATCTTCTTCCTCTCTGCCacagtgccaagagaaggttaaaggggtGGGATTTAATTGGCATCTCTTGTGATAGTGACTTTGTTGGAGGGTAGTGACTGACATCTTGGCTCAGGTTTCCTATGTTAGCTATGTCTGGGTGTTTTCTCTAACCTGGGTCCTGTTGACACATACAAgcctctaacccaggggtcggcaacctttcagaagtggtgtgccaagtcttcatttattcactctaatttaaggtttcacgtgccagtaatacattttaatgtttttagaaggtctctttctagaagtctataatatataactaaactattgttgtatgtaaagtaaataaggtttttaaaatgtttaagaatcttcatttaaaattaaattaaaatgcagagccgcccggacgggtggccaggacccaggcagtgtgagtgccactgaaaatcagcttgtgtgccgcctctGGTACgcgtgccatagtttgcctacccctgctctaacctgaGATTAGTGGTGCTTTCAACTCAGCTTCTTGGTCCATCCTGGGAGAGGAACTAAAATCCAGGTGCTGCTATAATTTGGACTGGTAACCAGCCCACTTTGTAGTGAGGATGTAGGCAAAACAACTCAAGTGCTGAtagttctccaatgccttccctTAATTCCCTGCATGTACTCAGGACAGACTAATTCTCCCACAGTTCTCTGGGAAAAAATCAGAGTGGCTCAGTTTACTGCAGCACCAGGCaccatgggatatgcccccagaaACCCTAGTGAGCCCTAGAAGAGTGCAGCACCAGTGAAGACACAGTTACTTTGGTATGGCTTTGCGGTGTGGCTGTTCAGACCTGGGCTAAGTTAGTGTGGCAACCTGATCTGAGCACCCAATCTTCCAggttaactttgcagtgaagacataccctaaatgtgGTGATGTGCTAAGAGTGAGAAGGTTGATGGCTATGTTTTAGCCCCCAGAGGTTCTGCTTCTGTTGTGGGAATTATGTGGTTTTGGTTCCTTCTTTTGGTCCACTGTCTTGTCAACAAGAAGAGAAGAATCACATCCTTTGGCTGCCTACCCCTACTTCCAGCTCCTATTAAAATAAATTCCCATTATTATGTgtttcatggaatcatagaaatgcaaggcatcaagtccagcctctgcTTTGAGGTTGGACTAGGTATACCTAGACCTTTCCTGACAaatgtttgttcaacctgttcttaaaaacatccaatgatggggatttcacaacctcccttggaagcctattccagtacttatccatccttatagttagaaagtttttcctaatatttaacctcaataacccttgctgcagattaagcctattattttctgttctaccttcagtggacatggagaacagttggtCTCGGTCATCTTAAAACagccttttacatatttgaagacttatcaggtccctaCTCAATCTTGTTTCCCTTGTCGTCGTGATTGTGAAATTACTGGGAGGGAAGAATATGGTCTTGTTGTGGGTGTCTTTATGCCATCATTCTCACTGGAAGGaatgataccagtcagctctgtgttcttggggaaccagggtgcagtatccagcctgactcatgaaagacacccttCCCCaaccagcctctgcttaaaccaaaacccatcagaggaaaaaaaaacttgcagagagcagtgaagggcattgggagacacacctagacctctcctgacaagggtgacaaaaTTAAGAcctctccattagcatacagaatgaagaacagagacaactcccctagcctcatctgcatgaaagatgggacagggagacatgtcaatttgcatacagaatggagaacagagaacagcaCTGAACTctgggcccagaaaagcagggatGCACTGCATcgtgggaatctctgctccagatgttaatgaacctatgcctgcccacacccagctcagcagttatcagaccaattctagtaatgaatccttaatagatatccaaaatactgaagcagcctacttgcattgtgagctccctggaagagaacaccacccatagccaagagcgATCAGCctctattgtctagcctaaagaaaacccttgagtcatcagtttacctataaacaaatctagtgttctcccttgaaccattgtattttctctacaaaaatccctactcaccctccagtaagtgttctgatgcttagatccaaactatgcatcagttccactgggagtccatcttctcctgactgaccgtgctgggggctctgcctgtctccaacactcaggatcctgagctaccaccatcacgaGTTCAAGCCTtgtggagtgggtgagatcccccttctttctctctctctctcgctctgttttcctttctaccttagaTATTagcctttaataatgtatgttatgttattattcaataaataacttttatggttaagctggttgttCTGTCtttctgaactttactcttttgtgtttttagcttccctcattcactctacagcaacgcttcttttacctaagctaaagatccctgcagcgctcaaaatactgtggggtttgctcatcaagtaggttactgccagtacaattgtgatgtgagagtggggatagggacgtgctgaatctgTGACACATAAGGgtgacagcttgaaagtgctgcttgacccagtccatggagcccagaGGCATATAAGGggaggcagcttgaaagtgctgattgacccagtccgctcagacttgctctgttagtgtgtgtgtgtgtgtgtgtgtgtatgtgttcgGTCATGTTcatctggttctggggctggagaaccccagccctagggaacctaagtcctggaggatagctccattgggaggggacttgcagaagggagtagagctccatatgaaaacaagtgacacaagcagtacactgatagaattacagatcccccctccccgcccgaaGAGTAAAtggaataaatgagcataccccaaagtaacaggcaaatctggtaacaggaAGCAACTTGTGGTTAGTTTCTTTCTCTCCCTGTCAT includes the following:
- the GPR18 gene encoding N-arachidonyl glycine receptor, which translates into the protein MNKYNHSQNIMHPEEYRIASLVFYSFIFIIGLLVNITALWVFSCTTKKRTTITVYMMNVALLDLIFIFSVPFRITYYAKEAWPFGDIFCRILGAFTVFYPSIALWLLAFISVDRYMAIVQPKHVKELRNTRKALLACIGIWIMTLASTSPLLFLYSDPDKASNFTTCMKMLDIIHLKEVNMLNFSRLIFFFLIPLFIMIGCYLVIIYHFVHGRTSKLKPKAKERSIKIIVTLIVQVLVCFVPFHICFAFLMLQDEDQSYNPWAAFTTFLMNLSTCLDVILYYIVSKQFQARVISVMLYRNYLRSVRRKSFRSGSLRSLSNINSEMI